The DNA sequence TGCGCGACAAACCCCACGTGAATATAGGAACCATCGGCCATGTGGACCACGGCAAGACCACACTGACTGCGGCCATCACGAAAAGTGAGTGGGTGGGGGGGAGCGGGGTGCGTCCGGCTGCAGGAACCTGGAGccagggaatggaactcaggcgaGATACGGTTTGGAAGGTGCCGGAGACGTTCATTATCTTGAACTTGTAGAGCTTTTTGATGCGCACATTGGAAGATCTTGAATGGACTTGAGCCGCGTGAAATGATCTTCAAGGAGAGGCTGTCCTGGAGAAGTCGCAGGGCAGACTCTTGCAACACTATTatcaattctttctgtctccccaaAGCTGAAGAATTAGTGATTTTAGGGAGGGGGTGCCATGGAAACTATCTTTCCGGATTGTCCTTTAGGTGGGAGGGGCCCCTGGGTGTGGCCTGAGCCCTACTGGTCTCTTGAGAAGTTGTGtgttcttttccttccattaGTTCTAGCTGAGGGAGGTGGGGCTAAGTTCAAGAAGTACGAGGAGATAGACAATGCACCGGAGGAGCGAGCTCGAGGTATCACCATCAACGCAGCCCATGTGGAGTATAGCACTGCTGCCCGTCACTATGCCCATACAGACTGCCCGGGTCACGCAGATTATGTTAAGGTGAGGGTTCTTGAGGACAGATGGAACTTGCTTCTGGCCAAGATGAATAGGAAGCTTGAAGGGAGGAGGTTAAGGTTGtaggaatgggggctggagagaagactcggtatgtaagagtgcttgctgcccatccctgtaaccccagctcagAGGGGGATGAGAGGATTTTGGGGCTCCTTGCCCAGCCAGTCTAACTGTAAAACGgaactctgagttcagtgagagattgtcTCGCAGAAATAAGGTCTGAAGAGTAATAATAAAAGAGGACACCAGATGTCTTTTTTAGGTTTTCACACACGTgcagcatgcatatacacacacacacgcacacacacaccacccatatACCTGAAAAAAATTGTGGAACTGTTTGGATATGAGGTCAGTGATTTGTAGCCATGATAATAGGAGGTGAGatgacagaggaagtggggaggctCACTATCTTAACAGTTATTCATAGGTAAATCAATATGGATCTGAAAAGGTCCTCAAGGCTGTCTATCTTCCTCTCCCTAACCCAGAATATGATCACAGGCACTGCTCCCCTAGATGGCTGTATCCTGGTGGTGGCAGCTAATGATGGTCCTATGCCCCAGACCCGAGAGCACTTATTACTGGCTAAACAGGTACTTGTGTCTAGGTGGGGatgaaaggagaaagtggagacTCAGCAACTTGGTATATCATCTCTGCCCCTTTCCCATCTGCAGATTGGGGTAGAGCACGTGGTGGTGTATGTGAACAAGGCAGATGCTGTCCAGGACTCTGAGATGGTGGAGCTAGTGGAGCTGGAGATCCGAGAACTGCTCACTGAGTTTGGCTATAAAGGGGAGGAGGCTCCTGTCATTGTAGGCTCTGCTCTCTGTGCCCTTGAGGTAAAGGCAGGGTCAGGCTGTGGTTTGGTAGGGATGGGATagagctttgtttattttttcttcctggtaaggtctcactccaggctgacctggagttcactacatagcctcagagtggcgttgaactcactgtgatcctttggagtgctgggattaagggcatgcatcaccacgcctgtttttttttttttttttttttagaactttaaaaaatttttttttaatttttattagcattttccatgattaacaTCTagcttatgggtcctggggaactcgggtcattaggcttacaggcaaggatttattttttcatttctttgcaagcagagagagctagccAGAATGGGCTcaacatggcctctagccactgcaaaggaactccagatgcatgtgccacattgtgcatttggctccatgtggatactggggaattgaacctgggacctttggctttgcaggaaattgccttaacctctaagccatctctccagcccccaggcaagcatcttaaccattgtggacctgagccatctctgcaatccttgttgtttttttttttttttttttttttttcttttttcattttttaggtatagcatctcattctagcttaggctcacctggaattcactgtgtagctccaggctggcctccaactcacaatgattcttctACTTTTACCTCCCaattgctagaattaaaggtgtggccaccacGACAAGCTTTATATTTgcgaggggagagagaatgagaatgggcataccagggcctcttgccacttagAACTTTGTTCTGTGCTTAAGTTTTGATGAGAGAAGCAAACATTTCAGAGTCCTGTCACCTCCCCTCAACAGCAACGTGACCCAGAGCTGGGCGTGAAGTCAGTGCAGAAGCTGCTGGATGCTGTGGACACTTACATCCCAGTGCCCACCCGGGACTTGGAGAAACCCTTCCTGCTGCCTGTAGAATCAGTTTACTCTATCCCTGGTgaggactgctcacttaccccatCTGCAGAGTGGCTGTCTAACCTGGTGTCCCTGATCATCCTGTCTGCTTTCTCCCAGGCCGGGGCACAGTGGTGACAGGTACACTAGAGCGTGGCATTTTGAAGAAGGGAGACGAGTGTGAGTTCCTGGGGCATAGCAAGAACATTCGCACTGTGGTGACAGGTACGGGAAGGAAGCCTTGTAATCGCAGGGTCTGGCTCCAGCGTGGCCTTTCCCCTTGTGGACCTGTGCCTTGGACCccttctcttctgtcttcttcctccTAGGCATTGAGATGTTCCACAAGAGCCTAgagagggcagaggcaggagataaCCTGGGGGCTCTGGTCCGAGGCTTGAAGCGGGAGGACTTGAGGCGTGGTCTTGTGATGGTCAAGCCAGGCTCTATCCAGCCCCACCAGAAAGTGGATGCACAGGTGAGGGCTCCAGGTGATTGTGGGCAGGGTTGAGCCAAGTTATCCCCTGCATGGAGCTTCCAGCTAAGCCTTGTTCTCTTCCTTCACTGTTTTCCAGGTTTACATCCTCAGCAAGGAAGAGGGCGGTCGCCACAAACCCTTTGTATCCCATTTCATGCCTGTCATGTTCTCCTTGACTTGGGACATGGCCTGTCGTGTCATCTTGCCTCCAGGGAAGGTACGGGTTGGAAATGGGAAGAAATGATAAGGTATTCTTTCTAGCTCTGTCTGAAGATTGTAGCATGACACTCTGGATAGCCTTTTCCTTCAGTGAATAGAGACTTCTGCCTCCGAAAATAAGCACTCCAGAAGGAAGGCTGTGGCATTGGAGGGGTGGGTCCCTAGATTGGAGTCATAGTAGCCTTTGTCCAGGGAAACTCTTGACATATACGAGGTCACTGGGAAGGATGAAGCTGTTCCCAGGCAGAACCCTCTTCCTGCTAGACATGGCAGTCAGAAGTTAAAGAACGCAGGTGCCCTGATGATGGCTGTGCCCTGTCGTTCTCTTCCCCTACAGGAACTTGCCATGCCTGGGGAGGACCTGAAGCTCAGCCTCATCTTGCGGCAGCCCATGATCTTAGAAAAAGGCCAGCGTTTCACCCTGCGTGATGGCAACAAGACCATTGGCACTGGCCTTGTCACTGACACACCAGCCATGACCGAAGAGGACAAGAACCTCAAGTGGAGTTGAGCCTGGACTTTTGTTTAAGTTGAACTGCTCTGTCGTGGTCAGTGTTCTTCCTGTTTCAGATGCCCCCTGTGGACACAAGCTACGACTAAGCTGAGTGTAATTAGATGGACATTCCCCCACACAAGGGGTGACCTGTCAGGTGAGACAGGCCAATAAATTTCTGTGAATACTAAGATGGCGGGTGTCTCATGTCCTTTGTGTAATTTGGAGAGGTGGGGAATGAACTCAACTCTCTTCAAAGCCATCCTCACTGCTCAAAGCCATCCTCACTGCTGTGAGAGCCTGAGAAAAGGAATCTAGTCCAGTGAGCTTTGTGTTAACTGCCTAGCAAAATATTTCAGTAGCATATTGAATATTTTCTCGGATTGGGACAAATTGGTCATCACCAAGGAGCTCAGGTGTCTTCCTTTACTGTCTGCtaggttgtgtgtgcatgttctcaGCAAGCTGTCATTCCTGGTGTGCTCTCACTGCTGCTTCCGAGTACTCAGGTTCGAGTGCAGCTTGGTGGTCGTATGGTGCATTCATCTAGCTTGCATGACAGCTTCAGTCCCCAGTTCCATCATGCACAAAAAACTTGATTTTCAGCATTTGAGattaaattaagagaaaaaaaaaacaaaacaaaagctatttCTTGCCAGATGGTGCAcatccttagtcccagcactacggaggcagaggaagattgctgtgagttcgaggtcaccctgagactacatagtgaattccaggtcagtctgagctagagtagaccctactttgaaaaactaaagcaaaaactgtctctaaataaataaataaataaataaataaataaataaagcaacagaacccacataagctagttgCATATGGTGGCAAAtgttgtctagagttcatttgcaatagctagaggccctgttttcCCTCATAAACAGTTGTACCACTCACCAAGGATTTGTATGCTCTAGGTTTCCGTTAGGCTTAGATCCTACAGAATGAATATACCAGATGATCTACTTGGGCACCTAGTAGGTAATACTCTTGGGCCCAACCCAAGCTTTATTGCAGAACCGAAATCTATGATTCAAAGCAAACAAATCTAAGGTAGATATAGAAAATTTGTAAaaacaactggggctggagagatggcttagcagttagggtgcttgcttataaaagtctggagctggccatggtggcgcatgcctttagttctagcactcaggattgccatgtgtttgagaccaccctgagactagtgaactctaggtctgctagagcaagaccctacctgggggagggaTTTGATGGAGTTTGtagtggtgccacatgcctttaatcccagcacttgggaggcacaggtaggatcactgaaagttggaagcaagcctgagactatatagtgaactctaggtcagcctgggctagagtctactttgaaaaaccaaaaagtaaatttaGGGCTGTAGAGgtcttaacggttaaggtgtttgcttgcaaagccaaaggaccacgatttgactccccagaacccatgtaagctagatgcacaagataatcacatgcatctggagatcatttacagtggctggaggccctggcacacccattctttctgcctctttttctcaacatattaaaagatttaaaaaaatgagctgtcaccagtgaaaatactcaacagtggacactgcaagccttttaattggccagccagcccaaatgagtcaacaggtgcaatagtggtacatctgtcatggtggaaaccaactgccctccaattggaggcccactccatgggggggggggggatacatccctgatactgaaaacttaaaacgggggtagtcatgagccctaggggtgttaacatctgctgatgtcttgataagtgtatatactatgcttatcaaactgcctagtaagcacttctcttaatatttatacccttatattaacactactctcactttgggtagagaatcttttcagatggcagtaaccttggcatgactcagaaggtaccacagtgctggaaagaagtgactggagtactgagtaacatctcgatcccaccttccaaggctcagggtctaatgcggaagaggtggcggaaagaatgtaagagccaaaggaagggtaggactccttacaacatgctcctccagacacaaaatggtctggatattcatgacctcactgtgcctgacactacctacacaagaccatcataagaggaaaagatcatgacatcaaaataaaaaagactgagatggggaggggatatgatggagagtagaatttcaaaggggatttcaaagttgggggaggagggtattaccatgggatattttttgatcatggaaaatgtaaaaaacggtcagggctggagagatggcttagcagttacgcacttgcctgtgaagcctaaggaccctggttcaaggctcaattccataggacccacgttagccaaatgcacaagggggcgaacacatctggagttcgtttgcagtggctgaaagccctggcacgtccattctgtatgtctctgtcactctcaaataaataaataaaagccagctgggtgtggtggtgcatgcctttaatcctagcacttgggaagcagagatagggttGTCTTGAGTTGggagactaaattccaggtcagcctggggtggagtgagaatctacctcaaacaaaaaaaaaggggggggggaactggagggatagcttagaggttaaggtttgcctgcaaagccaaaagacccaggttcgattcctcaggacccatgtaagccagatgcacatgatggcacatgtgtctgtaggcccagatgttcccattctctctcaaataaatcactgccctgagactacatacagaattccaggtcaggctgagctacagaCCGTacttcacaaaaccaaaaacaaagcaacaacaaaaaaaacacattatttctacactttttttttaaaattttttatttatttgagagcgacagacacagagagaaagacagatagagggggggagagagaatgggcgcgccagggcttccagcctctgcaaacgaactccagacacgtgcgcccccttgtgcatctggctaaagtgggacctggggaactgagcctcaaaccagggtccttaggcttcacaggcaagtgcttaaccactaagccatctctccagccctatttctacaCTCTTATCTTGTCCCTTATTTAGCTCCCATTCTTGTTGACCTAAATCTGGTTTCCTAACCCAGTCTTTTCTCACTAGTGACTTCATACACAGGTCATTCATACCCTAGTGATACTAACTTCCAATGGCCACAAATTCTAAAAAACATTCAACTAAGAGGTTGACAGAATTCCAAAGATACATACACTTAACAAGTTGCCCAATTACCCGCAACCTGAGTTGCTTGCCACACATAACTTCCAGATTCCACCTTCCAATGAACTAACTGAAGTAAGAAACAAACTACATTAAGTTTAAgttagtttaaaattttattttttttatttatttttcatatttttatgtaataaaaagtaaaagtccTTGAGgcatcatctgtctgtctctcacgcAGGACACTCAAGTTAATGGGGAAGAAAGAACAGGGGGCCCAAGTCTGAGgttataaataatagaaaataaaagatctTCCATCTCCAGCGGGGGAATAGATGAGGATGGGAGGGCAAGATTGGGTGGGACCCCGCAGGGGCAGAGCAggaaccccacccccacccccgctggACCCTGGCCCTGCCCAGTTCTAGACCCCACCCAATCAAGGTGCTTGGCAGGAATTCCCCAGCTCCCCCAGGGAaagggggttggggtggggggctgggacTGGTCCGAGCTGCTGGGGGAAGAGACATAGATCCCTCTTCCCGCCACTCATGGAAGTCTCAGGTCGCGGCCAGGACAATCTTCAGTTCCCcggggggtggaaggggagctgCTGGGAGGGATGAGATTGAACTGgttggaggggagagagaagagagcaggaGCATTAGAACCCGAGCAGCTGTCCCTCTGTCAATGCGTCCAGGGGGCGGAGGGGTGTGGGGAGGAGCGGTCTCCTCCAGGTGTCTCAGGGGGCTGTCAGAAGCACAGGTCAATCGCTGTTTCCCAGTAGGCCAGAGCCCTTACTCAGGTGCCCAGCTCAGCCCCCCATGCCCCAGTCTGGACCTGTCTGCTGCGCTGACCTTACCTCGGCTAAGTCAGGAGACAGTCGGGGTCActgagagctggggaggcagtggGGAGGGGGGCTGCTGGATCACAACTGAGCGAGGACGGAGGGAAGCAAAGGACAGAGCCAGGAGCAAGCCCCTGGCGGCGGCGACTGTGGCTTCTGCCCACCCTACATACTTCACAGACAGGCGTAGGTCGGCAGGCGCCCTCTGGGACAGCCCTGCCTCCAAGACCCCTCAATCCCCACCCAGAACCCGTGCATCCTGCCCCACCTGCAGCCCCTCAGCTCTTCCATGCCAAATTCCCCCAGCTAACGAGAACTCACGAATCCTGTCATCGGCTCCTCCTGGAAATCCAGGCGCCTGTCCAGGCTGCTCACCTTGGGGGTGTCCGATGTAGGGGTAGGGTGAGGGTGTGGAAGCTGAGAGTGCAGGTACCCCACTCGGGGGCACCGCGCCTTGGGGGGGGCCCCCATGGCCCTGGGGGGGGTGCAGCAGCATCACCTGGGGCGGGTGGGGAGCCCCAGGGTGTGGGGGCGGGGCTGCTGTGACTCCAGTTTGGACATGGGCCTATAGAACAGAAAGTACCAAATTTATGAAGGGCTCTGAGAATCCTATCAGGGCAGCCCTGCAAGAGTACAGGGACTCCCAAGTGGGACTGCCCCAGGTCAGGTCCTCTTTAGGGCTCCTACCTGGGTAACATGGGCCATGTTTGTGAAGCCGTGGGGCAGCTGCTGGTGGGGATGAATGGCATACACAGCAGCTGGTTGGGGAAAGCTGCTTTGAGGGGACTGGGCAGAAGGTCCCGGTGGTAGAGAGGGCGGTGTGCCTGTCAGGGCCCCTGGATGGTACAGGTTCTGCTGTGGCTGACCACTACCCAGGTGTGGAGCCTGTCCCGCCTGGTGCTGTCAGGGAGTAGAGGAGGAAGCATGAGTGAGTGTAACCCACTCATAGGGCTACTCAGGCTAGCCATTCactcgttttattttatttttttttatttttgttttttttcaaggtagggtttcactctagcccaggctgacctggaactcactatggagtctcaggatggcctggaacttatagcaatcctcctacttctggagtgctgggttaaaggcgtgcacagctACACCCAGCTCATTCAACCATTTCTGCCCCACCCACTCAACAACCCCCCACCCCACGACAAGCACCTGGACGGGACTGGGGGCCGCATGTTGGGACTGCGGCTGGCTCCCAGTAGGCGTTGTGGCCGGCTGTGGCTGGTGGCCATGGAGCTGTGTGGCATGGTGTGGATAGGACTGGTGAACAGTGGCTGCcaagaggaaaaagaggaggtCCCGTGCTAAGCACAAATGGGTGAAATCATACAGTCCATGGCAGGAAAGAGGGCCCTGTGACTCACCATAGAGGGCTTGAGGGGTGGGCTGCTCTGCAGAAGGGTACTGAGGAGTAGAGGAGGACACAATGGCCTGTGGGTGGCTACCAGAGGTCAGCATACGGGGGTTACTCTGAAGCATAGGGGCAAACACCGGCTGTTGGCACAAAGAATGAAGCAGTCAGTAGAGCAGCCTGGAAGTGTGTACTACCAGCTAACAGGTACAACACTGCTTGAACCTCAGCAATTACCTAAAGTTCTGACATTACAGAGGGAAAAACTGAGATGCAAGGTGTTCAACAAACAGCAGTAATTCCTACCATAGCCAAATCTGATACCAATCCCACCCAGAGCACCAATGCCTGCCTCCCTCAGGTTGAATGTAAGACATGAAGATGAGCTCCCTATATCCCCTTCCCTCCTGTGCCCCATCACCTGTGAAGGGTAGTGGGCCATAGGCTGCATCATGGCAGGCTGCCCTGGGAACTGCTGCGGGTTGTAGGGGATATAGGAAGAATATGGTGTAGCAGCAACCAGGGGaggaccagcagcagcagctgcggCTGCAGCAGCTGCAGCCTGCATCATCGGAGGGGCCGAGGCTGGTTGGTGCTGGTCAGAGCGCTGCGGGGGGAGGGAGCCTGCAAGTAAAGGTTAAACAGTACAGAGTTCAAATTCCACCTACTTGGAGAAAACAGGCAACCCACCAACTAACTGCCCATCCCAGCCATGCTCACCTTTTGCACCTCGGTACTTGCCCTGCTGCCCAGGCACTGAATTGGATACAGGATATGGATACATCTGAGGTGCCTAGATAGAGACAACAGATGAGGCTTCAATAGCTTGCTCACCATCTAGGACAGGCCAAAGCTGggcccattcagtctctctcccACCTGCACAGCTGGTCCCATGTGGATCTGAGGTATATAGGAGATGTATTGGGGGCTATAAAGCCCACTCTGGCCTGCTGTCAGCACCGGGATGGAAGGAGTTGAATGAGTACGAGGCCCTGGTGAAGTTGGAGTACTAGTGGATTTGTTCTGTAAGagacaaaagaggaaaataatttatttctatgcCTACCCTCACCCTCTTTAATTATCAGATAGCACTCTGCATTTTTTTCTTGGTCATGTCCCTTTTTCCCAAAACCAATCACCTGCTGCCATCCCTAGACTGCCACACTCCTCTCATCTCACTGCAGGACAGTCCACTGTGCTGGCAATGAGATGATGCCCTGCCTTACTGCATGCACCCTCAACACTCGACCATTCCACCATCCCATCTCACCACAGACAGCAGAGGCTTTGTGGGATTGAATTCCTTGGCATTGGGGTTCAACGTTGACTTCTTTACTTGTCTGTAAGAGGAAATGAAGTCAGCTCTTGGGGTTCATCCTTCACTAGCCAATAGCCACCCACACTTTACCACACCCACCACTTACTCAGCAACAGGGCTCTCATCTTTGTCATCTCCCTTGATAAGGCCCACTGGGGGGCTGCCAGTTTGGCTAGGGCAAGGTGGTGGGGGCTGCTCTGGCCCCTCAGTGCCTCCTATTGCTGTCAAGGATGGTTTGTCTTCCTTATCCGATACTGATTCTGTCTTGGAGGAGACTGGGGACCCCATGGACTCTGAAGTCAATATACCATccacctctttctcctttcctttggcCTCCTCCTTTAAGATTCGAGGAGGAAAGGgatccaggctggtctcagaggAGCTACTAGGCTGAAGCTGAGAGAGACATACATATCATACTGTCCGCCTGTTGCAGACTCCAGACCCTACTTCCTCCCATCATCCTTGCTTAAATTCTTCTCTCCCACCCACTTGGCCCCTTTGCCTCCCTTCAAAATCCTATGCACACGCCCATATCCTGCAGACATCTTAGCTCCTTTCCACACTTCACTAACCTTAAACTGGGCCCCAAACTTCCTCAGTTCTTCAAGCTGAAATCGTTTCTGTTCATTCTGAAGGCCAGGGACTATGAGAAAAAAGTGAATACAGTAAATTTATCAAAAGTTGCCTCATAGGACTATTAGTCCAGAGTactaaaaactaaagaaaacagACACTTTTAAGAATCCTAAGCCCACCTCATGGGatagaattcatgcctggtgctaAAAAcataatcaggggctggagagatggttcagcagttaaaggacaCTTAATAGCAAAACCTGTGGGCCTGGgtaagattccccagtacccatgttaaagccagacacacatgcctttaatggtATCACTtgaaaggccaaggtaggaggactgctgagttcaaggacagcctgagactacatggtgattccgggtcagcccgggctagaccaagaccctactaCCTcggaggaaaaaataaagaatgcaagagccaaaggaaggggaagactgctttgtaatactgtcttccagacaaagaggccttggcattcatgaccttacagtggctgaaactACACAAGGGGGAAAAATGAGGGCATCAAAACAGACCAGGGAGTAGTAGGAAAGAGGAGATGCAAGACAggaatggtggcatatacctttaatcccagcacttgggaggctgaggcaggaggatcactttaagggaggccaccctgagactacacagtgaattccaggtcagcctgggctagagaccctatctccaaaaaaagagagattcaGTTGTAGAGGGAGATAGGGTAGGGGAAACAAAGGGTAGTAGAAAACGATTATGATCATGGTTTACGTATTGTATATGTTTATAgaggttgtc is a window from the Jaculus jaculus isolate mJacJac1 chromosome 12, mJacJac1.mat.Y.cur, whole genome shotgun sequence genome containing:
- the Tufm gene encoding elongation factor Tu, mitochondrial, whose product is MAVAALLRVTPRLSGLCASPTPLLQGRLRPLKARVLPRSCRGLAVEVKKAYVRDKPHVNIGTIGHVDHGKTTLTAAITKILAEGGGAKFKKYEEIDNAPEERARGITINAAHVEYSTAARHYAHTDCPGHADYVKNMITGTAPLDGCILVVAANDGPMPQTREHLLLAKQIGVEHVVVYVNKADAVQDSEMVELVELEIRELLTEFGYKGEEAPVIVGSALCALEQRDPELGVKSVQKLLDAVDTYIPVPTRDLEKPFLLPVESVYSIPGRGTVVTGTLERGILKKGDECEFLGHSKNIRTVVTGIEMFHKSLERAEAGDNLGALVRGLKREDLRRGLVMVKPGSIQPHQKVDAQVYILSKEEGGRHKPFVSHFMPVMFSLTWDMACRVILPPGKELAMPGEDLKLSLILRQPMILEKGQRFTLRDGNKTIGTGLVTDTPAMTEEDKNLKWS